Proteins from a single region of Rhipicephalus sanguineus isolate Rsan-2018 chromosome 5, BIME_Rsan_1.4, whole genome shotgun sequence:
- the LOC119394470 gene encoding leukocyte elastase inhibitor has product MKVMWLLLCVMAPLGVHGGLLDSIREHKTQKTRQRSQETISDVVNSNNGLGISMLKALGDQNVLLSPISVNIVLHMVLMGARGRTAYQMSAQMGNPSSALMSELLQKMSSPGGNSRNVALDHASAVLIQEGAPFNASYYREINRLFDASLATVQFGEGRGSDVVKEVNEWASKKTRGRIPQFLEEAPEETTKMLVLNAMYFKSDWKTQFDPEFTDKRVFRNEDGTTANVPIMFIIETFDFSHDDELNVDALRVPYADNQYSMILMLPRNRQSPLASVVQGLTAAKLNEIIGEMEPEQVELSLPKMSVQKMLKLRAPLEKLGLRVPFTDAADFKGISKAEDLRLNEILHKAALDVDEVGTRAVAATQAQFVSKSLVHFKQFTVDRPFLALIRHEPTGAVLFIAQVLSMQS; this is encoded by the coding sequence ATGAAAGTGATGTGGCTTTTGCTCTGCGTCATGGCTCCTCTGGGAGTACACGGGGGTCTTCTAGATTCTATTCGCGAACACAAGACGCAAAAGACGCGACAACGCTCCCAGGAAACCATCAGTGATGTCGTGAATAGCAACAATGGCCTGGGCATCAGTATGCTCAAAGCCTTAGGTGACCAGAATGTGCTGCTCTCGCCAATCAGTGTGAACATCGTCCTTCATATGGTGCTTATGGGAGCACGTGGACGCACGGCCTACCAAATGTCCGCACAGATGGGTAATCCTTCTAGCGCTCTCATGAGCGAGCTTCTGCAGAAGATGTCGTCTCCTGGCGGCAACAGCAGGAACGTAGCTCTGGATCACGCCTCGGCTGTGCTCATCCAAGAAGGCGCTCCCTTTAATGCCAGCTACTATCGCGAGATCAACAGACTGTTTGACGCCAGCCTCGCCACCGTGCAGTTCGGTGAAGGTCGTGGAAGCGACGTCGTCAAAGAGGTCAACGAGTGGGCCAGCAAGAAGACTCGCGGACGGATACCTCAGTTCCTGGAGGAGGCCCCCGAAGAAACCACCAAGATGCTAGTACTCAACGCCATGTACTTCAAAAGCGATTGGAAAACGCAGTTTGATCCTGAATTCACCGACAAGCGGGTTTTCCGCAACGAAGACGGAACCACAGCAAACGTTCCTATTATGTTTATCATCGAGACGTTTGACTTCAGCCATGATGACGAACTGAATGTGGACGCGCTCCGGGTACCGTACGCAGACAACCAGTATAGCATGATACTTATGCTACCGCGAAACCGCCAAAGCCCTCTCGCGAGCGTCGTGCAGGGGCTTACTGCGGCAAAGTTAAATGAAATTATCGGTGAGATGGAGCCCGAGCAAGTTGAGCTTAGTCTTCCGAAGATGAGCGTGCAGAAGATGCTCAAACTGCGGGCGCCTCTCGAAAAGCTCGGCCTCAGGGTGCCTTTCACTGACGCCGCGGACTTCAAGGGAATAAGCAAAGCTGAGGACCTGCGGCTTAACGAAATCCTCCACAAAGCGGCGTTAGACGTTGACGAGGTGGGTACACGCGCCGTCGCGGCGACGCAAGCGCAATTTGTGTCCAAATCCCTGGTGCACTTCAAGCAGTTCACCGTTGATCGTCCATTTCTGGCACTTATTCGGCACGAACCCACCGGAGCGGTCCTGTTCATTGCTCAAGTGTTATCTATGCAGTCATGA